The genome window CGGCTGCCGAAGATGAGATCGCATGTGTGCTCGCGAAAGCGAGAGCGGCCACGGTTTATGCAAAGTGCCAGTCGGCTGCGCTCGGCAAGCGACTTGCCAACCTCTATCTCGGAATCAAGCTGGACTTCGATGCGTGCCGGAATGCGCTAGATGCTGCATTCGTCGCTGCAGAGGATCACGGTCCGTGTGCAACGATTGGCGATTCGGTGGTTGTCGAAAACACGGCGGGTGCCGGTTACGGATTCCTGCCGAACGTCGACTGGCACAGCAATGTCTCTTGGAATTACTTGTACCCCGCCCATGCTGCGCTGCCCAACGCATACCTCGTCGGCAACAACATCAGCTACGGACTGTTCCCCGCGGCCAATCTTTCCGGTGCCGATCTGACTGATTCGAATCTATCCAGGACGGTTTGGTCCGAGGCGGACTTGTCGGGCGCCAATCTGACGGGCGTGGATTTTTCCCGTTCCACTCTGGACTCGGGAACGAACGTCGAAGGCGCGAAGCTTGGCACGGCGAATCTGACCGATGTGCGTGCGTGGGATCTGGTCGGTTGCCCTGCAACACTTCCGACGACGTGGCAGTGCCGGGAACATCTTCTGGCCGGACCGACCGCACGTCTCAGTGGGGGCATCTTCAGCGCTTTTGACTTGTCCGGAACCGACCTGACCGATGCGTATGTGCCGTCCGCGCAGTTTATCGGGGCCAACCTTGCAGAAATCACGCTGGCCGGAGCGGAT of Candidatus Limnocylindrales bacterium contains these proteins:
- a CDS encoding pentapeptide repeat-containing protein; this encodes MLANGCSVAKVRATTKNFSCRIREHGKVLRGKDADFNRCDEKLVAAFTKAETTSSCPSTGDSATAILLAANAASGVFDDLDASSAAEDEIACVLAKARAATVYAKCQSAALGKRLANLYLGIKLDFDACRNALDAAFVAAEDHGPCATIGDSVVVENTAGAGYGFLPNVDWHSNVSWNYLYPAHAALPNAYLVGNNISYGLFPAANLSGADLTDSNLSRTVWSEADLSGANLTGVDFSRSTLDSGTNVEGAKLGTANLTDVRAWDLVGCPATLPTTWQCREHLLAGPTARLSGGIFSAFDLSGTDLTDAYVPSAQFIGANLAEITLAGAD